Proteins from a genomic interval of Lolium perenne isolate Kyuss_39 chromosome 1, Kyuss_2.0, whole genome shotgun sequence:
- the LOC127330089 gene encoding low temperature-induced protein lt101.2-like: MGSETFLEILLAILLPPLGVFLRFGIGVEFWICLLLTLLGYIPGIIYAVFVLVA, from the exons ATGGGTTCGGAGACGTTTCTTGAGATCCTGCTGGCCATCCTGCTGCCGCCGCTCGGCGTCTTCCTCCGCTTCGGCATCGGC GTGGAGTTCTGGATCTGCTTGCTGCTCACCCTGCTGGGCTACATCCCCGGCATCATCTACGCCGTCTTCGTCCTGGTTGCATAG